GGCTGCACGCCCTCCACCAGCTCCGATTGCGGCGGATAGGCCGGGTCAGTCGAGACGCGCAAGATGCCGCGCTGCATCACTTCGCCCAGCAGATCGTTGGTAGCAGATGGGGTTGCTGCGCCGCCACAGGCAGCGGCAATGGCGGCGACGACGACCAAAACGATAACGACAAAAAAGATACGATACTTCATGAAAATCCTCCTTTTGAGTGAGAGTTGGGGTTCCGGGTTCCGGGTTCCGGGTTCCGGGTTCCGATGACGGCGCCGGGGGTTTGGCGAGGGATGATAGGCGGGGAGGAAGCTGGGTGGTCTGGAAAAGTGGATGATACTCCTTGCACTCGGCTTTCGTCAAAGGGGTGTTGGCCTCGCGGAGTGGTGGGCCTGGCGCCGGTCAGAGCGGCGCGATCGCGTGATCACGGCCATCTCGCTGCAAAAAGTGGGCGACGAGCGTCTGAAAATGATGGACGCCATTTTCGCGCGCGACCGAAAAGCGCCCTTGATCATAACTGCGCGAGTGCAGGTTGCGCTGCACCGCCTCGCAGATCTCGACGTCCTCGCGTTGGACTTCGTCGCTGAAGGCGATGGATTGCTGCATACTCTCCCAGCCAGGGCCGCTGCCGGGCTGATGGAAGTACCACTCGAAGATCGTCAGCGTGCGTTCGTGGTCGAGCGGGACGATGATGTTGATCTGCATGTTGTCGGGGTAGAAGTTGAGCATCAAGTTGGGGAAGACCCAGTAATACAGGGCTTCCTGCTCGCCTTCCACGCGCAAGTAACGACGGTCGCGGCCGGGGATGTCGCCGGCAGGCAGGGGGCGGATGGGGGCGTGCTGCTGCGAATAGGTGGGGAAGGTCTCCACCTGATAGTGCTCATAGTCGATCTCGCGATAGAGGCCAGGGTGAGCGATGGGGATGTGGTAGCCCTCCAGATAGTTATCGATGTAGACCTTCCAGTTGCAGGTCACCAAATAATCGCGGCGCTCGACCGGCTGCATTTGGTCGATGCGAAAGCCGGCGCGAGCGATCTGGCCGGGGATGTCGCCCAGATAGGAGGCGAAGGGCGGGGCGGTC
This window of the Caldilineales bacterium genome carries:
- a CDS encoding aromatic ring-hydroxylating dioxygenase subunit alpha, whose amino-acid sequence is MPDLTDFAPEPVLARAHTLPSAWYTDPAILPLEKERIFFRTWQWVGAANLVQRPGDFFTYDLYGEPLVITRGQDGVLRGFFNVCLHRAGCVAVGKGNRKSLQCRYHGWLYALDGRLLRAPEFEGVENWRAEDYRLQAVQVCEWGPFVFANLDPTAPPFASYLGDIPGQIARAGFRIDQMQPVERRDYLVTCNWKVYIDNYLEGYHIPIAHPGLYREIDYEHYQVETFPTYSQQHAPIRPLPAGDIPGRDRRYLRVEGEQEALYYWVFPNLMLNFYPDNMQINIIVPLDHERTLTIFEWYFHQPGSGPGWESMQQSIAFSDEVQREDVEICEAVQRNLHSRSYDQGRFSVARENGVHHFQTLVAHFLQRDGRDHAIAPL